A region from the Lentimonas sp. CC4 genome encodes:
- a CDS encoding alpha-L-fucosidase, with translation MTSTAWFTHDRFGMFIHWGLYSNPAGVWKGQKMKHPYSEWLQASEHIPREEYRALAASFNPSDFCADEWIRTVRDAGMKYFIITAKHHDGFALWPTKASTFNVFDETPFKRDILGELADACKKYDIKLGFYYSHWQDWEGTGGDICEVHMANEEYTHPSQDEFEHYWQNKCLVQIRELIENYDPDILWFDSWHDYKKLGCDYTAKYVPAARQEELISLIRSLSDKCLVNSRINYCNPSDNVDYLSMMDNHFPEEAFDKPWETSGTLNESWAYHSEDYSWKSTQQLIQHLTSNASFGGNYQLNVGPMGNGRFQPAATKRLREIGTWFDANSESIYGTEASPLGKMAWGRITAKDLSQSTTTLYLHLNPLQPEAALFIEGVTAQSANAKVLETGQPVKTVLSEEGICVRLPAEINGCTSPVIELQLTQMTLPK, from the coding sequence ATGACTTCTACTGCATGGTTCACTCACGATCGTTTCGGCATGTTCATCCACTGGGGCTTATACAGTAACCCAGCAGGCGTGTGGAAAGGCCAAAAGATGAAGCATCCCTATTCAGAGTGGTTGCAAGCCTCTGAGCACATCCCACGTGAGGAATACCGCGCGCTTGCCGCGTCGTTCAACCCTAGCGATTTTTGTGCGGATGAGTGGATACGCACCGTGCGTGACGCGGGCATGAAATACTTTATCATTACTGCGAAACACCACGATGGATTCGCTCTCTGGCCCACGAAGGCATCGACCTTCAACGTCTTCGACGAAACTCCTTTCAAACGCGACATTTTGGGCGAACTCGCAGACGCCTGTAAAAAATACGACATCAAGCTCGGATTCTACTATTCGCACTGGCAAGACTGGGAAGGCACCGGCGGCGACATTTGCGAGGTGCACATGGCAAACGAAGAGTATACCCACCCAAGCCAGGACGAGTTCGAACACTATTGGCAGAACAAGTGCCTGGTGCAGATCCGCGAGTTAATCGAAAACTACGATCCTGACATTCTGTGGTTTGACTCGTGGCACGACTACAAAAAACTCGGCTGTGATTATACTGCCAAATATGTGCCTGCCGCGCGTCAAGAAGAGTTGATCTCACTGATCCGCAGTCTCAGCGATAAGTGCCTCGTCAACAGTCGCATCAACTATTGCAACCCATCGGACAACGTCGACTACCTATCCATGATGGACAATCACTTTCCAGAGGAGGCTTTCGATAAGCCATGGGAAACCTCAGGCACGCTGAATGAATCATGGGCGTATCACTCAGAAGACTACAGTTGGAAATCCACCCAACAGCTTATCCAACACCTCACGAGTAACGCTTCCTTTGGAGGCAACTACCAACTCAATGTCGGCCCCATGGGCAACGGACGCTTTCAACCCGCCGCGACCAAACGCCTCCGTGAAATCGGCACATGGTTCGACGCCAATAGCGAATCCATTTACGGCACCGAAGCCAGTCCACTCGGCAAAATGGCATGGGGACGGATCACCGCCAAAGACCTTTCACAGTCTACGACAACGCTCTACCTCCATCTCAATCCACTACAACCGGAAGCGGCGCTCTTCATCGAAGGTGTGACCGCACAATCGGCGAACGCTAAAGTCCTCGAGACTGGCCAACCGGTAAAAACCGTATTGAGTGAGGAAGGCATTTGCGTGCGCCTACCCGCTGAAATCAATGGGTGCACCTCTCCGGTGATTGAGTTGCAACTGACTCAAATGACACTCCCCAAATAG
- a CDS encoding AraC family transcriptional regulator, translated as MNISDMFRAEYTITQEDVRLSASCPIHIAEVTLASGEIAAHDHEFYEVALIRSGSATHRTSVARYPISAGSLLILRPGQVHSFEDIDQLELFNIYYLSEWLLRDPHLPIEAPALCLRFLGDALFPQRSYDAPLHCEIDQLCAQQTERDLAFIENLSKSETDTGLITRTTLLKCLALWNRSFPPTATEAEHYLSSPLVQQVQQQIERTINNGDRSDVAGWATELGYSPDHLARSFKTQTGENPSTYYQRRRLQHAQLAVIHSTHSLSEIAHRYGFADSAHFSRDFRKQYHMSPKAYRARFTG; from the coding sequence TTGAATATATCCGATATGTTTAGAGCCGAATACACCATTACCCAAGAGGACGTCCGGCTCTCGGCAAGTTGCCCCATTCACATCGCAGAAGTCACACTGGCTAGCGGCGAAATCGCCGCGCACGATCATGAATTCTACGAAGTCGCATTGATCCGCTCCGGCAGTGCCACCCATCGGACTAGTGTCGCACGCTACCCCATCTCCGCGGGTAGCTTATTAATCCTGCGCCCTGGACAAGTCCACTCCTTCGAAGACATCGATCAACTCGAACTGTTTAACATCTACTACCTCAGTGAATGGTTGCTACGCGATCCTCATCTGCCCATCGAAGCGCCCGCGCTCTGCCTGCGATTCCTCGGCGATGCACTCTTCCCACAGCGCAGCTACGACGCACCTTTGCATTGCGAGATCGACCAGCTATGTGCTCAGCAAACCGAACGCGATTTAGCCTTCATCGAAAACTTGTCTAAATCCGAGACTGACACCGGACTCATCACACGCACGACTTTACTCAAATGCCTGGCACTTTGGAACCGATCGTTCCCTCCAACCGCGACTGAGGCAGAGCATTATTTAAGCAGTCCACTGGTGCAACAAGTGCAGCAGCAAATCGAGCGCACGATCAACAACGGTGACCGCAGCGATGTCGCAGGCTGGGCAACAGAACTCGGTTACTCACCTGATCATCTGGCACGCAGTTTCAAAACACAGACAGGCGAAAACCCCAGCACCTACTATCAGCGCCGCCGCCTGCAGCACGCCCAGCTCGCAGTCATCCACAGCACGCACTCTCTCAGCGAAATCGCCCATCGCTATGGCTTCGCCGATAGCGCCCACTTCAGCCGCGACTTCCGTAAGCAGTATCACATGTCGCCGAAGGCTTACCGCGCACGATTTACAGGCTAG
- a CDS encoding transposase gives MLNKYKMSRLYHNPETNLRRGRYSTPGGRYFITICTKPRKPGLTQNPIGQSIIEALREIQRAQQINLHCATIMPDHVHLLYTLGNTLTLSQVQAKLKTFTNQALATAELHWQSNYFDHHLRHDASLEKFAYYIFLNPYRKHLIEVNESWPWWTLNRSYRPEFSLSLKDGQFPQPEWLQESEECNLKAIIESDC, from the coding sequence ATGCTAAACAAATATAAGATGAGCCGGCTCTATCATAACCCAGAAACTAATTTAAGGCGTGGGCGCTACTCAACTCCAGGAGGTCGTTATTTCATCACAATTTGCACAAAACCGAGAAAACCTGGACTGACTCAAAATCCAATCGGACAATCAATCATTGAGGCGTTACGTGAAATACAAAGAGCGCAGCAAATCAACCTGCACTGCGCCACGATAATGCCCGACCATGTGCACTTGCTTTACACACTCGGCAACACATTGACGCTCTCTCAAGTCCAAGCGAAGCTAAAAACGTTCACGAATCAAGCTTTGGCGACTGCCGAATTACATTGGCAGTCCAATTACTTCGACCACCACCTTCGGCACGATGCCTCATTAGAAAAATTCGCCTACTACATATTTCTGAATCCCTACAGAAAGCACTTGATTGAGGTGAATGAGAGTTGGCCGTGGTGGACATTGAATCGGAGCTACCGTCCCGAATTTTCATTGTCATTGAAAGATGGACAATTCCCGCAGCCTGAGTGGCTGCAAGAATCAGAGGAGTGTAATCTGAAAGCAATCATCGAAAGTGACTGTTAA
- a CDS encoding glycoside hydrolase family 38 C-terminal domain-containing protein, with protein sequence MSTEHTYHYVLSTHWDREFYQDFQGFRYRLVDILDDVLDGFNDGRLVGTFQMDGQSSPMDDYLEVRPERRQEFEQRVQSGQIKLGPWYTMPDLFIPSGESLIRNLEYGMQVARRAGGEPSRVLFCCDVFGMPSQAPQLAKGFDFKMGFIWRGTNRPDIRHLDWVGADGSTLPCYRFGQNSYWGYGVHVRNVNKFDVPPSVERFAADLAHYSASEATCTQPGAVLLFDGIDHAAWDAPHYAQLKPYLAPAEKNGIQVTHTDLDTYADAALADWDKVDVSLEGEQREPSLLKHKATESAQAVLPGTLSNRVWIKQQNHACEILLCQIAEPLAALQQKLLGKRIAPGLFEAAWRDLLRNHFHDSIYGSYSDETDHDMRSRFRQTRRIAEEIIKDCAQRIAANVESESDHCITIFNTLAYPRNEVIEASFFLSTPELAENGFRLLAADGTELNYQILERIETRHRTRPFPYKEPLHEDSPFVRIALPLQLEGTGYQNLRLVAGEPPAIANKIQTAENTLENEHLCVQVSANGTLCLTDKSTGETYTDLLELEDVGDRGGHFFVDALPEDHPIRSSNVSAQIEAIHNGPFSAALKINYSFDLPTEVIDLKRSEHTTACAVGITVTLEADSPQLKVAIDFDNQVKDHWLRVRFPLGFKTEEYVTNTAFDAITRLVDPGYIAEELSEPVPVGFPQESWMAASNQRRGLAILAPGLKEVAARQDGESTTLFLSLLRGTEFFKFVDANPRAQVLGANRFEFAIRPIAGAIPTAALNAEAQQLATEPVLAQTDAANRYKYRSTHAQQLPSTYSLLEVSPEVTVSAFRALSDADYELRLYNVSDDTQSTSLQLESTLEAIQSTDLAGKSLDAVTDRALLSLPRKAIQTLRIQ encoded by the coding sequence ATGTCCACCGAACACACCTATCACTACGTCCTTAGCACACACTGGGATCGCGAATTCTATCAAGACTTCCAAGGCTTCCGCTACCGCCTCGTAGATATACTCGATGACGTGCTCGATGGCTTCAACGATGGACGCCTAGTCGGCACCTTTCAAATGGACGGCCAATCTAGCCCAATGGATGACTACCTCGAAGTGCGTCCAGAGCGCCGGCAGGAATTCGAGCAACGCGTGCAATCAGGCCAGATCAAACTCGGCCCATGGTATACGATGCCCGACCTCTTCATTCCCTCGGGCGAGTCACTGATCCGTAACCTCGAATACGGCATGCAAGTCGCACGTCGAGCAGGAGGCGAGCCCTCGCGCGTGCTTTTCTGCTGCGACGTCTTTGGTATGCCCAGCCAAGCGCCGCAGCTCGCCAAAGGCTTCGATTTCAAGATGGGCTTCATCTGGCGCGGCACGAACCGCCCCGACATTCGCCACCTCGACTGGGTCGGTGCCGACGGCAGCACCCTGCCCTGCTACCGTTTCGGTCAAAACAGCTATTGGGGCTATGGGGTGCATGTGCGCAACGTCAACAAATTCGACGTGCCACCAAGCGTGGAGCGCTTCGCCGCAGACCTCGCACATTACTCAGCCTCCGAGGCCACCTGCACGCAACCCGGCGCAGTGCTACTCTTCGACGGGATTGACCATGCCGCATGGGATGCGCCTCACTACGCGCAACTCAAGCCCTACCTCGCTCCCGCTGAAAAGAACGGCATTCAAGTCACACATACCGATTTAGACACGTATGCCGACGCCGCACTCGCCGATTGGGACAAGGTCGACGTCTCCCTCGAAGGTGAGCAACGCGAACCCAGCCTCCTCAAACACAAAGCCACCGAAAGCGCCCAAGCCGTGCTGCCTGGCACACTTTCCAACCGCGTCTGGATCAAGCAGCAGAACCACGCCTGCGAAATCCTGCTCTGCCAAATCGCAGAGCCCCTCGCCGCACTGCAACAGAAGCTACTCGGGAAACGCATCGCCCCAGGCCTCTTCGAAGCCGCATGGCGCGACCTCCTGCGCAACCATTTCCACGACTCCATCTACGGCAGCTACAGCGACGAAACCGACCACGACATGCGATCACGCTTCCGACAGACGCGCCGCATCGCCGAGGAAATCATTAAAGACTGCGCTCAACGAATTGCCGCCAACGTCGAAAGTGAATCCGATCACTGTATCACTATTTTCAATACACTCGCCTACCCGCGCAATGAAGTGATCGAAGCATCTTTCTTCCTCAGCACGCCCGAACTCGCTGAGAATGGCTTCCGCCTACTCGCCGCGGACGGCACCGAGCTGAATTATCAAATCCTAGAGCGCATTGAAACGCGCCACCGCACACGGCCATTCCCTTACAAGGAACCACTCCATGAGGACTCCCCGTTCGTGCGCATTGCCCTTCCACTTCAACTTGAAGGCACAGGTTACCAAAACCTCCGCCTCGTCGCAGGCGAACCGCCTGCCATCGCAAATAAGATCCAGACTGCCGAGAACACGCTCGAAAACGAGCACCTCTGTGTGCAAGTGAGTGCAAACGGCACCCTCTGCCTCACCGATAAATCCACAGGCGAAACCTACACAGACTTACTCGAACTCGAAGACGTCGGCGATCGCGGTGGCCACTTCTTTGTCGATGCCCTACCCGAGGATCATCCAATCCGCAGCAGCAACGTAAGCGCTCAAATCGAAGCCATCCACAACGGCCCGTTCAGCGCAGCACTCAAGATAAACTACAGCTTTGACCTACCCACAGAGGTGATCGATCTAAAACGCAGTGAGCACACCACAGCCTGCGCCGTTGGCATCACCGTGACGCTCGAAGCCGACAGCCCACAACTCAAGGTCGCCATTGATTTCGACAATCAAGTCAAAGACCACTGGTTGCGCGTGCGCTTCCCGCTGGGGTTCAAGACCGAAGAATATGTCACCAACACAGCATTCGACGCCATCACACGACTCGTCGATCCTGGCTATATCGCCGAAGAGCTCAGCGAACCTGTGCCCGTCGGATTTCCACAAGAGTCATGGATGGCCGCCAGCAACCAACGCCGCGGTCTAGCAATTCTAGCACCCGGCCTCAAAGAAGTCGCCGCACGCCAAGACGGCGAGTCCACCACCCTCTTTCTTTCACTCTTACGCGGCACCGAATTCTTTAAATTTGTCGACGCAAATCCACGCGCACAAGTGCTAGGCGCAAATCGATTTGAATTCGCCATCCGCCCGATCGCAGGCGCAATTCCAACTGCAGCGCTCAACGCTGAGGCGCAACAACTCGCCACAGAACCAGTCTTAGCGCAGACCGATGCCGCCAACCGCTACAAATATCGCAGCACACACGCACAGCAATTGCCCAGCACATACAGCCTACTCGAAGTCAGCCCTGAAGTCACCGTCAGTGCCTTCCGCGCCCTCTCGGATGCCGACTACGAGCTGCGACTCTACAACGTCAGCGATGACACACAGAGCACCAGCCTACAGCTCGAATCCACACTCGAAGCCATACAGTCCACTGACCTTGCAGGCAAGTCGCTCGATGCAGTCACTGATCGCGCACTACTCAGCCTACCACGGAAAGCCATCCAGACGCTGCGCATCCAGTAG
- a CDS encoding prepilin-type N-terminal cleavage/methylation domain-containing protein, with amino-acid sequence MPKIPHTPPHTKGFTLIELLTVIAIIGVLAGILIPTMGKVRQNAKNTRCVANLRQIGPLLELYKQDHNGSYPSPGIKQGDAGWKMWDSEDLARYIGRGKSQIESGDDNETGTIWECPAAEHDLINKGVEVNNNRNGYGLNKALPSNPVWIDGKKQGPHSAAIAPLKFEFPARTALAMDAQHAIAGPAGNSFKAVTDAATRHGGSINVLFADLSVRSISQEELPDPNNPEGSLFWTGQK; translated from the coding sequence ATGCCAAAAATCCCACATACCCCACCACACACAAAAGGATTCACCCTCATTGAGCTCTTAACGGTGATCGCAATTATCGGAGTGCTCGCGGGCATCTTGATCCCTACAATGGGTAAAGTTCGCCAAAATGCAAAAAACACACGCTGCGTTGCGAATCTCAGACAGATCGGTCCACTCCTCGAGCTTTACAAACAAGACCACAATGGCAGCTACCCTTCTCCCGGCATCAAACAAGGGGATGCTGGATGGAAAATGTGGGACAGCGAAGACTTGGCCAGATACATTGGCAGAGGAAAGAGCCAAATAGAATCCGGAGACGATAATGAAACAGGCACAATCTGGGAATGCCCTGCAGCTGAACACGACCTCATCAACAAGGGGGTCGAGGTGAATAACAACCGCAACGGCTATGGACTCAATAAAGCGTTACCGTCCAATCCAGTTTGGATCGACGGAAAAAAGCAAGGCCCTCACTCTGCCGCCATCGCACCTTTGAAATTCGAATTCCCCGCTCGCACCGCACTCGCGATGGATGCGCAACATGCGATCGCTGGTCCAGCAGGCAATTCGTTTAAAGCCGTAACGGATGCTGCCACACGCCATGGTGGCTCAATCAATGTCCTATTCGCAGATCTAAGCGTGCGCTCCATCTCACAGGAGGAGCTCCCTGATCCTAACAATCCTGAAGGCAGCCTGTTCTGGACCGGACAGAAATAG
- a CDS encoding 1,4-beta-xylanase: protein MANTQNATLGAVSADAHKSSHDIEIEAVEIAGRWSLEHAQAWYASQPWLIGCNYLPATAINQLEMWQAETYAPATIDKELGWAENIGFNTLRVYLHDLVWAHDTNGLYDRMDHFLSICQHHNIRVIFVFFDDCHRPFPEIGTQPTPVHSYHNSGWMNSPARDVAMAYNEGTLPAADCARLKGYVQDTIQHFSQDPRVLMWELYNEPGREFELAAQKEGDWFGDQSAKLLLHAWQWARAAAPSQPICSTAEGSVGERNIALAQMNSDIQSFHCYAGPDELERLCTQYTESGRPALCTEYMARPNSLFQQDLPVLKKHNIGAINWGFVSGKSATIWPWSSKDGKDIRRPWEVHPVLAEGEPLPEPKQWFHDIFRSDGTAFDDAEVAFIKQMTGK from the coding sequence ATGGCTAATACACAGAACGCAACACTCGGCGCAGTCAGCGCAGACGCCCACAAATCTAGCCACGACATCGAGATCGAAGCTGTTGAAATCGCTGGCCGCTGGTCGCTCGAACACGCCCAAGCGTGGTATGCCAGCCAGCCATGGCTCATCGGCTGCAACTACCTGCCCGCCACCGCAATCAACCAGCTTGAGATGTGGCAGGCCGAAACTTACGCCCCTGCAACAATCGACAAGGAACTCGGCTGGGCTGAAAACATCGGTTTCAACACACTGCGTGTCTATTTACACGACCTAGTATGGGCACACGACACTAACGGGCTTTATGATCGGATGGATCACTTCCTTAGCATCTGCCAACACCACAACATCCGTGTCATCTTTGTCTTCTTTGATGACTGCCACCGCCCCTTCCCAGAGATCGGCACGCAACCCACGCCTGTTCATAGCTATCACAATTCAGGATGGATGAATTCCCCCGCCCGCGATGTCGCGATGGCCTACAATGAAGGAACGCTTCCGGCTGCCGATTGCGCACGCCTCAAAGGTTACGTGCAAGACACCATCCAACACTTCAGCCAAGATCCACGCGTCCTCATGTGGGAGCTCTACAACGAACCAGGCCGCGAATTCGAACTTGCCGCACAGAAGGAAGGCGACTGGTTTGGCGATCAAAGCGCGAAGCTACTCCTGCACGCATGGCAATGGGCGCGCGCTGCAGCGCCAAGCCAGCCGATTTGCTCCACAGCCGAAGGCAGCGTCGGCGAGCGCAACATCGCACTCGCGCAGATGAATTCCGACATACAGTCTTTCCACTGCTACGCCGGCCCCGATGAACTCGAACGCCTCTGCACTCAATACACCGAATCCGGGCGCCCAGCCTTATGCACTGAGTATATGGCACGCCCGAACAGCCTTTTTCAACAAGATCTACCCGTGCTCAAAAAGCACAACATCGGTGCAATCAACTGGGGCTTCGTCTCCGGAAAGTCCGCAACAATATGGCCCTGGTCGAGTAAGGATGGCAAAGACATCCGCCGCCCATGGGAGGTGCATCCCGTCCTTGCCGAAGGCGAACCACTCCCTGAGCCCAAGCAATGGTTTCACGACATCTTCCGCAGCGACGGCACCGCCTTCGACGACGCAGAAGTCGCGTTCATCAAGCAGATGACAGGTAAGTAG
- a CDS encoding glycoside hydrolase family 125 protein, translating into MTSFNSLRPAPDQRTFSCAFVDQTVQRVQSDITDPELAWLFGNCFPNTLDTTVDYTHTEGRDDTFVITGDIDAMWLRDSTAQVWPYMPFIQNDTKTCAMVKGLVNRQAQCVLKSPYANAFYKDQQKPSKWASDSPSPVNGVHECKWEIDSLCYVVRLAYEYLDLTGNTTVLDDDWDRAMRLLVATLRTEQRKDGTTPYRFLRSSDRMTDAPVFEGTGNPLRPVGLIASMFRPSDDATILPFLIPSNVFAALSLRQLASIYRYDLEDNDFANECAVFATEIEAAVTQYGIVDHLHFGKIYAYEVDGYGNRLFMDDANVPSLMSLAYLDPDLRKDPIYQNTRRFLLSENNPYFLRGSAAEGQGSPHTGKEKIWPMGIILRALTSQDDNEILHCLAMLRSTHDHTGFMHESFHKDDPSIFTRKWFAWTNTLFGELIMQLHAERPHLLQTSF; encoded by the coding sequence ATGACCTCATTCAACAGCCTACGTCCCGCTCCCGACCAACGAACTTTCAGCTGCGCATTCGTCGATCAAACCGTTCAAAGAGTTCAGTCCGACATCACCGATCCAGAGCTCGCATGGCTTTTTGGTAATTGCTTTCCCAATACGCTCGATACCACCGTCGACTATACGCACACCGAAGGGCGTGATGACACCTTCGTAATCACAGGCGATATTGATGCGATGTGGCTACGCGACTCGACCGCTCAAGTCTGGCCCTACATGCCATTCATCCAAAATGATACTAAGACCTGCGCAATGGTCAAAGGTCTCGTTAACCGACAAGCACAGTGCGTCCTGAAATCCCCATATGCCAACGCGTTTTACAAAGACCAACAAAAACCAAGCAAATGGGCCAGCGACTCGCCCTCTCCAGTCAACGGTGTGCACGAGTGTAAGTGGGAAATCGACTCACTCTGCTATGTTGTGCGATTGGCTTACGAATATCTCGATCTAACTGGAAACACCACCGTGCTCGATGACGATTGGGATCGAGCGATGCGCCTACTCGTGGCAACCCTGCGCACGGAACAGCGCAAGGACGGCACCACGCCCTACCGCTTCCTCCGCAGTTCAGACCGCATGACTGACGCCCCGGTCTTCGAGGGCACTGGAAATCCACTGCGCCCCGTCGGCCTCATCGCATCCATGTTTCGTCCATCTGATGATGCCACAATCTTGCCGTTTTTGATACCTTCCAATGTATTTGCAGCACTCTCACTTAGGCAGCTCGCTTCCATCTATCGCTACGACTTAGAAGACAATGACTTCGCCAATGAGTGCGCCGTGTTTGCCACAGAAATCGAAGCTGCGGTCACTCAATATGGCATAGTCGATCATTTGCACTTTGGAAAAATCTACGCCTATGAAGTCGACGGCTATGGTAACCGTTTATTTATGGACGATGCCAATGTTCCATCACTCATGTCGCTCGCATACCTCGACCCCGATTTAAGAAAGGATCCGATCTATCAAAACACCCGCCGTTTCTTACTCAGCGAGAACAATCCCTACTTCCTCCGTGGTAGTGCCGCCGAAGGACAAGGCAGTCCACATACCGGCAAAGAAAAAATCTGGCCGATGGGGATCATTCTACGCGCGCTTACCAGCCAAGACGATAATGAGATCCTACACTGCTTAGCGATGCTGCGTAGCACGCACGACCATACTGGCTTTATGCACGAGTCCTTCCACAAAGACGACCCGAGTATCTTTACGCGCAAATGGTTCGCATGGACTAACACCTTATTTGGCGAACTCATCATGCAGCTACATGCCGAACGCCCACACCTATTACAAACCTCTTTCTAA